The Candida dubliniensis CD36 chromosome 2, complete sequence genome contains a region encoding:
- a CDS encoding hypothetical protein (possibly C. dubliniensis-specific) yields MYIGEIYSNAAANDTENNRELEFVANNVRSALLGTNGLSEAIYIPRDTNSDTQTKYRLNTKLKQIIIKFKNLLPIKKLLQIKKRLVSRKIETLQHVHQDLANTKDTFPVPSRHVCTTLAIPLFSRNCIRPKSTTCARKIVIANSQNSLFSNHSSFKSLFDRTSNISTNATTPNSNVIIN; encoded by the coding sequence ATGTACATAGGAGAAATCTATTCAAATGCAGCAGCAAATGATACAGAAAACAATCGAGAATTGGAGTTTGTTGCAAACAATGTGAGATCAGCGCTTCTAGGAACAAATGGGTTGTCTGAGGCTATATATATTCCAAGAGATACCAACAGTGATACTCAAACCAAGTACCGGTTGAATACTAAACTAAAACAAATCATAATCAAGTTCAAAAACTTACTTCCAATTAAAAAGTTATTACAAATCAAGAAACGATTGGTATCAcgaaaaattgaaactcTACAACATGTTCACCAAGATCTTGCCAACACAAAAGACACATTTCCAGTCCCATCACGTCATGTTTGCACTACATTAGCAATCCCATTATTCAGTAGAAACTGTATCCGTCCCAAATCAACCACATGTGCTAGGAAAATTGTTATAGCGAATTCACAGAACTCtctattttcaaatcattcaTCTTTCAAATCGCTTTTTGACAGAACATCAAATATCTCAACCAACGCAACTACACCGAACTCGAACGTCATAATAAACTGA
- a CDS encoding 3-methyladenine DNA glycosidase, putative (Similar to S. cerevisiae MAG1), with translation MGAITRSKSLTTKSVATSPTKVTTITKTTIVDSNSKLLQSSTGNAKINKKPKLTKPKPKLTKSSSDLEDLLTHITIPQDLSLPPKYIEDHTPEFIKGIYHILKIDPSLYPVIVHQNFRSFSSLTYTNVTMNENYNNTNIDKDNPIHNYWYSLIRSVIAQQVSGAAAKAIQTRFEGLFNGIPTPDKTLKFSAEELKNVGLSNMKVKYVQSISEAFNDPNNHLTQLEFYKQSNLDDILTELCKLKGIGIWSAKMFAMFTLEEMDVFAEDDLGIARGMARYLNKRPELLKQIKQECLNDEESQLLLKRKSKFANKTDSKRNWTPIHDAYVKYAAKKFSPYRSVFMMILWRLSSTNI, from the coding sequence aTGGGTGCAATTACGCGATCTAAATCACTAACCACCAAATCTGTTGCCACTTCCCCCACCAAAGTcacaacaattacaaaaacaacaatagttGATTCGAATTCAAAACTCTTACAATCATCAACTGGGAATGCCAAAATCAATAAGAAACCGAAATTAACCAAACCGAAACCTAAATTGACCAAATCATCACTGGATCTAGAAGATCTATTAACTCATATCACCATACCACAAGATCTTTCTCTTCCACCGAAATATATTGAAGATCATACACCAGAATTTATCAAGGGAATTTATCATATACTTAAAATTGACCCAAGTTTATATCCAGTTATTGTACATCAAAATTTTAGAAGTTTCAGTAGTTTAACCTATACAAATGTAACTATGAATGAGAATTACAATAACACcaatattgataaagataatCCAATTCATAATTATTGGTATTCATTGATTCGATCGGTTATTGCTCAACAAGTAAGTGGTGCTGCCGCCAAAGCCATTCAAACAAGATTTGAAGGATTATTTAATGGAATACCAACCCCTGATAAAACATTGAAATTCTCCgctgaagaattgaaaaatgttGGATTATCAAATATGAAAGTGAAATATGTTCAAAGTATAAGTGAAGCATTTAATGATCCCAATAATCATTTGACTCAATTAGaattttataaacaatcaaatttagACGATATATTAACTGAATTATGTAAATTAAAAGGCATTGGTATATGGTCAGCAAAAATGTTTGCTATGTTTACTTTAGAAGAAATGGATGTATTTGCTGAAGATGATTTAGGAATAGCACGAGGAATGGCTCGGTATTTAAATAAACGACCTGAATTGttgaaacaaatcaaacaagaatgtttaaatgatgaagaaagtcaattattattgaaacgGAAACTGAAATTTGCCAATAAAACTGATTCTAAACGAAATTGGACCCCTATTCATGATGCATATGTTAAATATGCTGCCAAAAAATTCCTGCCTTATCGTAGTGTATTCATGATGATTTTATGGAGATTGAGTTCTACAAATATTTGA
- a CDS encoding hypothetical GPI-anchored protein, conserved: MKILLFYSMIPRYIIWLTLAMFFLSTGDTFDISINNEEIDNPGLIIKSKFKKYLPELQENLEIPITEKQQSIKESFIPKRINYPHYGLRSRFRKDIAISGTTTTTQELLETSIPTNGDGDSFDSENDGNKSDSSDDEDSSNDKSDATFKSLSSSAPPTVVHSRRSWIKDFLIFKEQKVSTMSSSSSSSSSGPLRDKYKSKSNQENKQLQSRIKNYDDTVSDPRDLKRWVRLIADEGKNEFGKKHSSSKNYIQKNEIELDIEEFIHYLVEEQGFNSSDLEFLRLKNLDYGLGEIEKELNKLKEAKGSPKVISIGGEDENSAPLLWIKISKPTACLIIALTFLLLG, encoded by the coding sequence ATGAAAATACTtctattttattcaatGATTCCACGATATATTATATGGCTAACACTAGcaatgttttttttgtccaCTGGTGATACATTTGATATATCGataaataatgaagaaattgataatcctggtttaattatcaaatctaaatttaaaaaatatttaccGGAATTGCAAGAAAATCTAGAAATACCGATCACTGAGAAGCAACAAAGTATTAAAGAATCATTTATTCCTAAACGGATAAATTATCCTCATTATGGATTAAGATCTCGATTTAGAAAAGATATTGCTATTCTgggaacaacaacaaccacccAAGAATTATTGGAAACATCAATCCCAACAaatggtgatggtgattCTTTTGATAGTGAAAACGACGGAAACAAAAGTGATTCtagtgatgatgaagatagTAGTAATGATAAATCTGATGCTACGTTTAAAtcactttcttcttcagctCCTCCTACAGTGGTACATTCAAGAAGATCTTGGATCAAagattttttaattttcaaagAACAAAAAGTGTCTACCATGTCTTCCtcctcttcatcatcatcttccGGCCCATTACGTGACAAATACAAATCCAAATCtaatcaagaaaataaacaattacaatCTCGTATTAAGAATTATGATGATACTGTTAGTGATCCTCGAGATTTAAAACGTTGGGTAAGATTAATTGCTGATGAAGGTAAGAATGAATTTGGTAAAAAacattcatcatcaaaaaattatattcaaaaaaatgaaattgaattagatattgaagaatttattCATTACTTGGTTGAAGAACAAGGATTTAATTCATCAGATTTAGAATTTTtaagattgaaaaatttggatTATGGATTAggagaaattgaaaaagaattaaataaattaaaagaagcAAAAGGGTCACCTAAAGTTATTTCTATTGGTGGAGAAGATGAAAATTCAGCTCCATTATTATGGATCAAAATTTCTAAACCTACTGCATGCTTAATTATTGCTTTAACTTTTCTATTACTAGGCTAA
- a CDS encoding DNA replication regulator dpb11, putative (Similar to S. cerevisiae DPB11), protein MSLKPFTGLLFCCTGLESTTRREVVGKIETLGGIHYSDLMTDVNYLIVGDRDTEKYRFCIKYRPDIIFIDADSIFTIHKHWINGEDESSDLLRIEKYGLAIFAQLSACFSRIEMTISQIDHLVNTVKFREHTNTSPEYFRPKNLFKLFVDNGGVAKESLSCHQKFIITADPRGTRYNKALEWNVPAIHPIWIVDSILRGAALDWKDYILSNDPNDCYDRGCAVWPEVFDYQEKQKQKSQQKQKRSESVEPEVKRKITNNKTNTDIWNSIMDHTKKQTKQLIHDRTWDDDDDDDDDDEEDIETKVEKDNGNGNKKTTTNNDNQKPELNGKNLRVDLKLVSESKESSPNVSESQLFLGFNYYTVGFDSREFDLLSKAIENYSGEISDDPNDDSITHVVIPAKKGYQSVSILKVLPADLKSRITNGFVKVVTEFFIERCMFYKKIILDRWGQPMKGLVPSKKSFRICTSGFTGIELLHIEKLIGALNFEYCETLSEQRDLLILNINLFKPSFVKNSPKLFQYKCKDIINCPTGGSVSVMSSKNKIDAAKRWNIPVVSVAYLWEILELSTNKSHLIMPDITDLQWCIFAPSNYNKPKSLLEYVKNLDKASRESSFGPKSQEIDAQEQPTMDNSVKLPSPRRVNSKQKYGKLVRGKSPKSIKRKLLEAANSFTDGQNDHDINPDVTLEEDMMSQIRYQDNESMINQERLLEKLDGSALPSETSIQHTSKRSRKK, encoded by the coding sequence ATGTCATTGAAACCATTTACGGGGTTACTATTCTGTTGCACTGGGTTAGAATCAACAACACGACGAGAGGTGGTAGGAAAAATAGAGACCCTTGGTGGTATTCATTATTCAGATTTAATGACAGATGTCAATTATCTTATAGTAGGGGACCGAGACACTGAGAAGTATAGATTTTGCATAAAGTATAGACCAgacattatatttatagaTGCTGATTCCATTTTCACGATTCATAAACATTGGATAAACGGTGAAGATGAAAGCCTGGATTTACTACGAATAGAGAAATATGGGTTGGCAATATTTGCCCAGTTGAGTGCATGCTTTTCGAGAATAGAAATGACAATCTCTCAGATCGATCATTTAGTCAACACGGTAAAATTTCGAGAGCATACTAACACTTCACCCGAGTATTTTCGTCCCAAGAATTTGTTCaagttgtttgttgataatggtGGTGTTGCCAAAGAGTCCTTACTGTGTCAccaaaaatttatcatcacTGCTGATCCACGAGGTACAAGATACAACAAGGCTCTCGAATGGAATGTTCCTGCAATACACCCTATTTGGATAGTTGATAGTATACTAAGAGGTGCAGCCTTAGATTGGAAAGATTATATTTTAAGCAACGATCCAAATGATTGTTACGATAGAGGATGTGCTGTTTGGCCTGAAGTTTTTGATTATCAGgagaaacagaaacagaaaTCCCAGCAGAAGCAGAAAAGATCAGAGTCAGTAGAGCCAGAAGTAAAACGGAAAAtcacaaataataaaactaataCTGATATTTGGAATTCAATAATGGACCACACTAAGAAACAGACAAAGCAATTGATTCATGACAGGACATgggatgatgatgatgacgacgatgatgatgacgaagaagatattgaaaccaaagttgaaaaagacaatggaaatggaaataaaaagactactactaataacGATAACCAAAAACCCGAATTAAACGGTAAGAATCTTCGTGTGGATCTTAAATTGGTTTCTGAAAGTAAAGAAAGTCTGCCGAATGTTCTGGAAAGTCAATTATTCTTAGGGTTTAATTACTACACGGTTGGTTTTGATTCTCGTGAATTTGACTTATTATCCAAGGCAATTGAAAACTACCTGGGTGAAATATCTGATGACCCAAACGATGATTCTATCACACATGTCGTTATTCCAGCGAAAAAGGGGTACCAATCTGTGCTGATTTTAAAAGTCCTACCTGCTGACCTTAAGCTGAGAATTACCAATGGGTTTGTTAAAGTTGTTACCGAGTTTTTTATCGAAAGATGCATgttttacaaaaaaattatattagATAGATGGGGGCAACCAATGAAGGGATTAGTGCCGtccaaaaaatcatttagAATTTGTACATCGGGATTTACTGGcattgaattattacaCATTGAAAAACTAATAGGAGCATTGAACTTTGAGTACTGTGAGACCTTGTCAGAACAGAGAGATTTGCTAATtttaaatatcaatttatttaaaccGAGTTTTGTGAAGAATTCACCAAAGCTATTTCAGTACAAATGTAAGgacattatcaattgtCCAACTGGTGGATCAGTATCGGTTATGTCAtctaaaaacaaaattgatGCTGCAAAACGATGGAATATCCCAGTTGTCTCGGTTGCGTATTTGTGGGAAATTTTAGAACTCTCGACTAACAAATCGCATCTTATCATGCCCGATATTACAGATTTACAGTGGTGTATTTTTGCACCTAGCAACTATAATAAACCGAAATCATTATTGGAGTATGTAAAGAATTTGGATAAAGCCAGTAGAGAAAGTTCCTTTGGTCCCAAGAgtcaagaaattgatgcACAAGAACAACCTACAATGGATAATCTGGTGAAGTTGCCCTCACCACGAAGAGTTAACctgaaacaaaaatatgGTAAATTGGTACGAGGTAAATCTCCGAAATCAATTAAACGGAAATTACTAGAAGCTGCAAATTCGTTTACTGATGGTCAAAATGATCACGATATTAATCCAGATGTAACACTTGAAGAGGACATGATGTCACAAATAAGATATCAAGACAATGAGTCTATGATCAACCAAGAAAGATTATTAGAGAAATTGGATGGATCAGCTTTACCACTGGAGACCCTGATACAGCATACCAGTAAACGGagtagaaaaaaataa
- a CDS encoding ef-1-alpha, putative (Similar to S. cerevisiae TEF2) — translation MGKEKTHVNVVVIGHVDSGKSTTTGHLIYKCGGIDKRTIEKFEKEAAELGKGSFKYAWVLDKLKAERERGITIDIALWKFETPKYHVTVIDAPGHRDFIKNMITGTSQADCAILIIAGGTGEFEAGISKDGQTREHALLAYTLGVKQLIVAVNKMDSVKWDKNRFEEIIKETSNFVKKVGYNPKTVPFVPISGWNGDNMIEASTNCPWYKGWEKETKSGKVTGKTLLEAIDAIEPPTRPTDKPLRLPLQDVYKIGGIGTVPVGRVETGVIKAGMVVTFAPAGVTTEVKSVEMHHEQLVEGVPGDNVGFNVKNVSVKEIRRGNVCGDSKNDPPKGCDSFNAQVIVLNHPGQISAGYSPVLDCHTAHIACKFDTLVEKIDRRTGKKLEENPKFVKSGDAAIVKMVPTKPMCVEAFTDYPPLGRFAVRDMRQTVAVGVIKSVEKSDKAGKVTKAAQKAAKK, via the coding sequence ATGggtaaagaaaaaactcACGTTAacgttgttgttattggtCACGTCGATTCCGGTAAATCTACTACCACCGGTCACTTAATTTACAAGTGTGGTGGTATCGATAAAAGaaccattgaaaaattcgAAAAAGAAGCTGCTGAATTGGGTAAAGGTTCTTTCAAATACGCCTGGGTCTTGGATAAATTGAAGGctgaaagagaaagaggtATCACCATTGATATCGCTTTGTGGAAATTCGAAACTCCAAAATACCACGTTACCGTCATTGATGCTCCAGGTCACAGAGATTTCATCAAGAACATGATCACTGGTACTTCTCAAGCTGATTGTGctattttgattattgcTGGTGGTACTGGTGAATTCGAAGCCGGTATTTCTAAGGATGGTCAAACCAGAGAACACGCTTTGTTGGCTTACACTTTGGGTgtcaaacaattgattgttgCTGTCAACAAGATGGACTCTGTCAAATGGGACAAAAACAgatttgaagaaatcatCAAGGAAACCTCTAACTTCGTCAAGAAGGTTGGTTACAACCCAAAGACTGTTCCATTCGTTCCAATCTCTGGTTGGAATGGTGACAACATGATTGAAGCTTCCACCAACTGTCCATGGTACAAGGGTTGGGAAAAGGAAACCAAATCCGGTAAGGTTACTGGTAAGACCTTGTTAGAAGCTATTGATGCTATTGAACCACCAACCAGACCAACCGACAAACCATTGAGATTGCCATTGCAAGATGTTTACAAGATCGGTGGTATTGGTACTGTGCCAGTCGGTAGAGTTGAAACTGGTGTCATTAAAGCCGGTATGGTTGTCACTTTTGCCCCAGCTGGTGTTACCACTGAAGTCAAATCCGTTGAAATGCATCACGAACAATTGGTTGAAGGTGTTCCAGGTGACAATGTTGGTTTCAACGTTAAGAATGTTTCTGTCAAAGAAATTAGAAGAGGTAACGTTTGTGGTGACTCCAAGAACGATCCACCAAAGGGTTGTGACTCTTTCAATGCCCAAGTCATTGTCTTGAACCATCCAGGTCAAATCTCTGCTGGTTACTCTCCAGTCTTGGATTGTCACACTGCCCACATTGCTTGTAAATTCGACACTTTGGTTGAAAAGATTGACAGAAGAACTGGTAAGAAATTGGAAGAAAATCCAAAATTCGTCAAATCCGGTGACGCTGCTATTGTCAAGATGGTCCCAACCAAACCAATGTGTGTTGAAGCTTTCACTGACTACCCACCATTAGGTAGATTCGCTGTCAGAGATATGAGACAAACCGTTGCTGTTGGTGTCATCAAATCTGTTGAAAAATCCGACAAAGCTGGTAAAGTTACCAAGGCTGCTCAAAAAGCTGCTAAGAAATAA
- a CDS encoding peroxisomal matrix lipase, putative, translating into MHLKPGDSPYYERTLKIKNAANPRAPGSVVLSKPSHLTEDYQLKIAYRKYVTTRQIPFNSPRINFLFLHGNGMNKGIWHYQIDKLFTMYEVSFPDMHIDTVIAADHVNMGDSAFVNRGKLGHVSDWNDFARDCIMIAKIHEKEAFLHPNAFNVVVAHSMGGFIAMQMTANEPNLFQSSILINPVCVTFPELRHHNLKVYQDWYHRDFVKFYFDNIPEGENWYHKIYEHYTNRSFYRKFHPVVLRNMLEDEIPEMYDRSKYYRTVELKHDGLEDYINYYNSEESITATKSCYEQIRVPTKILCGENDALATFIDSQKDHELNFADIHVLEGKYHNMHAESPDLIMSLVNDFVVTCYKDHPKVTDFEYYKKYGSDYKSILRKKKLHDLLGDDTKIPSKL; encoded by the coding sequence ATGCATTTGAAACCAGGCGATTCCCCATATTATGAACGTACTTTAAAGATCAAGAATGCTGCCAATCCACGTGCTCCAGGTTCAGTTGTATTATCCAAACCTAGTCATTTAACCGaagattatcaattgaaaattgcCTATCGTAAATATGTAACCACTAGACAGATTCCTTTCAATTCACCAAGAataaatttcttgtttttacATGGTAATGGGATGAATAAGGGTATTTGgcattatcaaattgataaattatttaccATGTATGAAGTTAGTTTCCCAGATATGCATATTGATACCGTTATTGCTGCTGATCATGTCAACATGGGTGATTCAGCCTTTGTCAATCGTGGTAAATTAGGACATGTATCTGATTGGAATGATTTTGCCAGAGATTGTATTATGATTGCAAAAATCCATGAAAAAGAAGCATTTCTTCATCCTAATGCATttaatgttgttgtggcACATTCAATGGGTGGGTTTATTGCCATGCAGATGACTGCAAATGAACCAAACTTGTTCCAATCGTCGATATTAATCAACCCCGTATGCGTTACGTTCCCTGAGTTACGACACCATAATTTGAAGGTGTATCAGGATTGGTACCACCGTGACTTTGTaaagttttattttgataatatcCCTGAGGGTGAAAATTGGTATCATAAGATCTATGAACATTACACCAATAGATCTTTTTACAGAAAGTTTCATCCGGTTGTGTTACGGAATATGCTAGAAGATGAAATTCCCGAAATGTATGACAGATCGAAATATTACCGAACTGTCGAATTGAAACATGACGGGTTGGAAGattatattaattattataattccGAGGAGTCAATCACTGCCACCAAGTCATGCTATGAACAAATCAGAGTTCCTACAAAAATATTATGTGGAGAAAATGATGCATTGGCAACTTTTATTGATTCACAAAAAGATCATGAATTGAACTTTGCTGATATCCATGTCCTTGAAGGAAAATATCATAATATGCATGCTGAGAGTCCCGATTTGATTATGAGTTTAGTTAATGACTTTGTTGTAACATGTTATAAAGATCATCCAAAAGTGACCgattttgaatattataaaaAGTATGGAAGTGATTATAAACTGATATTaaggaaaaagaagttGCATGATTTATTAGGAGACGATACGAAAATCCCCAGCAAGTTATAA